The Oreochromis niloticus isolate F11D_XX linkage group LG13, O_niloticus_UMD_NMBU, whole genome shotgun sequence genome has a window encoding:
- the LOC102079907 gene encoding aftiphilin isoform X4: MEPDIIPLHSSSLPLMDDDGDGEVASEEDEFKDFSVGMPCSSLNFADATESPSSFRPPSPTSEPATHQPSCSSKCAGEQSQPTSKVKLESGKAQTDVGQQDSNAEPYLHLTNGFAESEHNSGAHTSSVAGGRSPVEEMGFADFTVFTKQMGHPWCCGFSPMANAEQKDARVRGTNSSFSEQMHESGEDCIMESEPRSHCAHKEKQNICTEIRDSEKRDKALVQPSQVHHQPQEAAGNLNFPSEEKELDKPWDSQRERRNSFNSPQTSEVQDDGDAEEIFQTCSMYEPMSEDLASFSDDLSFEVASADLEPNVSSLASQDDQTDWDQFDEEDEDLGNCRRSDSFGNSNVTNLNQIESERGVHHCEYPTQENSATSKQSQSGTNLQDRFADFTDSSFEHHRPQEDLQKADAGVQILGNLPLSDSFADFCSAPTQEDEEVSWAEFSDQSAEDGKSWRQFRVPVSSQQTDVDDEEKNKQDRVEGTRRNSSQDSLPCRVQEILQASFPKVVVPAVEDEKELIGLSALLQAEHLSEGGEEVPVTSSAQWIQQEMLRPHQDVHSAVGLQFQWGGSHTNRTLLSCLGVDTRNVVFTGRNKQFVTVPAFASSLGMLEPTKDAVPAACSSERTAVTAQAPPGPRDIPGPSTHSAQEELPSSQLDWSGRGLSSSQDV; the protein is encoded by the exons TGGAACCCGACATCATACCCTTGCACTCCTCCTCCCTGCCTCTGatggatgatgatggtgatggggaGGTGGCATCAGAGGAGGATGAGTTTAAGGACTTTTCTGTCGGGATGCCCTGCTCCTCTCTTAATTTTGCTGATGCAACTGAGTCACCTTCTAGTTTCAGACCTCCTTCTCCAACCTCAGAACCAGCCACTCATCAACCCAGTTGCAGCTCTAAGTGCGCAGGTGAACAATCCCAGCCTACATCCAAAGTGAAGCTGGAGTCTGGTAAGGCTCAGACGGATGTAGGACAGCAGGATTCTAATGCTGAACCTTATTTGCACCTCACAAATGGATTTGCTGAAAGTGAACATAACTCTGGGGCCCATACTTCTTCTGTAGCGGGTGGTCGGTCTCCTGTGGAGGAAATGGGGTTTGCTGATTTCACTGTGTTTACAAAGCAGATGGGACACCCCTGGTGTTGTGGCTTCTCTCCAATGGCTAACGCAGAGCAGAAGGATGCGAGAGTAAGAGGGACAAACAGCAGCTTTAGTGAACAAATGCATGAATCAGGAGAGGATTGTATTATGGAATCTGAGCCCAGATCTCACTGTGCacacaaggaaaaacaaaacatctgcaCTGAGATCagggacagtgagaaaagaGATAAAGCACTTGTGCAACCATCTCAGGTCCATCATCAGCCTCAGGAAGCTGCAGGAAATTTGAATTTTCCATCGGAAGAGAAGGAGCTAGATAAGCCTTGGGATAGTCAGAGGGAAAGGAGGAATAGCTTTAATTCTCCTCAAACCTCTGAGGTACAGGATGATGGAGATGCAGAAGAAATCTTTCAAACATGTAGTATGTATGAGCCTATGTCAGAGGACTTGGCATCCTTCAGTGATGATTTGTCGTTTGAGGTTGCTTCTGCAGATTTGGAACCAAATGTTTCATCCCTTGCTTCTCAAGATGATCAAACAGATTGGGACCAGTttgatgaagaggatgaagacCTGGGAAACTGCAGACGTTCTGACTCTTTTGGAAACAGCAATGTGACGAACCTCAACCAAATTGAGTCAGAGAGGGGCGTTCATCACTGCGAATATCCGACTCAGGAAAATTCTGCTACCTCCAAACAGTCACAATCTGGAACAAATTTGCAAGACAGATTTGCTGACTTTACTGACAGCAGTTTTGAGCATCACAGACCTCAAGAAGATCTTCAAAAAGCTGATGCAGGGGTGCAGATCCTGGGAAATCTCCCACTGAGTGACAGCTTTGCAGATTTCTGCTCAGCGCCCACGCAGGAGGATGAAGAGGTGTCGTGGGCAGAATTCAGTGACCAGAGTGCAGAGGATGGAAAAAGTTGGAGACAGTTCAGAGTGCCAGTCAGCAGCCAGCAGACTGATGTAGATGATGAGGAAAAGAATAAGCAGGACAGAGTGGAAGGAACAAGAAGGAACAGCTCTCAG GATTCACTGCCCTGTCGTGTCCAGGAAATCCTTCAGGCCAGTTTCCCGAAGGTAGTGGTTCCAGCTGTGGAAGATGAGAAGGAGCTGATTGGCCTCAGTGCTTTGCTTCAAGCTGAGCATCTCTCTGAGGGTGGGGAGGAGGTACCAGTCACCAGCAGTGCTCAGTG GATTCAGCAGGAGATGTTGAGGCCACATCAGGATGTCCACAGTGCAGTTGGGCTCCAGTTTCAGTGGGGTGGCTCCCATACTAACAGGACTCTGCTCAGTTGCCTTGGCGTGGACACAAGGAACGTT GTGTTCACTGGGAGGAATAAGCAGTTTGTGACTGTGCCTGCTTTTGCATCCAGTCTG GGAATGCTTGAGCCCACCAAAGATGCTGTGCCAGCTGCCTGCTCTTCAGAACGCACAGCTGTTACAGCACAAGCACCTCCAGGGCCCCGGGATATACCGGGCCCCTCAACACATTCAGCGCAG GAGGAGCTCCCTTCCAGCCAGCTGGACTGGAGCGGTCGTGGCCTTAGCAGCTCTCAGGACG TGTAA
- the LOC102079907 gene encoding aftiphilin isoform X1, producing MEPDIIPLHSSSLPLMDDDGDGEVASEEDEFKDFSVGMPCSSLNFADATESPSSFRPPSPTSEPATHQPSCSSKCAGEQSQPTSKVKLESGKAQTDVGQQDSNAEPYLHLTNGFAESEHNSGAHTSSVAGGRSPVEEMGFADFTVFTKQMGHPWCCGFSPMANAEQKDARVRGTNSSFSEQMHESGEDCIMESEPRSHCAHKEKQNICTEIRDSEKRDKALVQPSQVHHQPQEAAGNLNFPSEEKELDKPWDSQRERRNSFNSPQTSEVQDDGDAEEIFQTCSMYEPMSEDLASFSDDLSFEVASADLEPNVSSLASQDDQTDWDQFDEEDEDLGNCRRSDSFGNSNVTNLNQIESERGVHHCEYPTQENSATSKQSQSGTNLQDRFADFTDSSFEHHRPQEDLQKADAGVQILGNLPLSDSFADFCSAPTQEDEEVSWAEFSDQSAEDGKSWRQFRVPVSSQQTDVDDEEKNKQDRVEGTRRNSSQDSLPCRVQEILQASFPKVVVPAVEDEKELIGLSALLQAEHLSEGGEEVPVTSSAQWIQQEMLRPHQDVHSAVGLQFQWGGSHTNRTLLSCLGVDTRNVVFTGRNKQFVTVPAFASSLGMLEPTKDAVPAACSSERTAVTAQAPPGPRDIPGPSTHSAQEELPSSQLDWSGRGLSSSQDDCCALNLDYFGPEDDSRSSSFTQSQNPTPGIDPELYELTISKLEINTNSSHPEDTLNRLMSSAEKTSISVRKFLPSEELSEELRSEEASRVIAVLPNLSFMKAKVLMFPSILLPKARCSPK from the exons TGGAACCCGACATCATACCCTTGCACTCCTCCTCCCTGCCTCTGatggatgatgatggtgatggggaGGTGGCATCAGAGGAGGATGAGTTTAAGGACTTTTCTGTCGGGATGCCCTGCTCCTCTCTTAATTTTGCTGATGCAACTGAGTCACCTTCTAGTTTCAGACCTCCTTCTCCAACCTCAGAACCAGCCACTCATCAACCCAGTTGCAGCTCTAAGTGCGCAGGTGAACAATCCCAGCCTACATCCAAAGTGAAGCTGGAGTCTGGTAAGGCTCAGACGGATGTAGGACAGCAGGATTCTAATGCTGAACCTTATTTGCACCTCACAAATGGATTTGCTGAAAGTGAACATAACTCTGGGGCCCATACTTCTTCTGTAGCGGGTGGTCGGTCTCCTGTGGAGGAAATGGGGTTTGCTGATTTCACTGTGTTTACAAAGCAGATGGGACACCCCTGGTGTTGTGGCTTCTCTCCAATGGCTAACGCAGAGCAGAAGGATGCGAGAGTAAGAGGGACAAACAGCAGCTTTAGTGAACAAATGCATGAATCAGGAGAGGATTGTATTATGGAATCTGAGCCCAGATCTCACTGTGCacacaaggaaaaacaaaacatctgcaCTGAGATCagggacagtgagaaaagaGATAAAGCACTTGTGCAACCATCTCAGGTCCATCATCAGCCTCAGGAAGCTGCAGGAAATTTGAATTTTCCATCGGAAGAGAAGGAGCTAGATAAGCCTTGGGATAGTCAGAGGGAAAGGAGGAATAGCTTTAATTCTCCTCAAACCTCTGAGGTACAGGATGATGGAGATGCAGAAGAAATCTTTCAAACATGTAGTATGTATGAGCCTATGTCAGAGGACTTGGCATCCTTCAGTGATGATTTGTCGTTTGAGGTTGCTTCTGCAGATTTGGAACCAAATGTTTCATCCCTTGCTTCTCAAGATGATCAAACAGATTGGGACCAGTttgatgaagaggatgaagacCTGGGAAACTGCAGACGTTCTGACTCTTTTGGAAACAGCAATGTGACGAACCTCAACCAAATTGAGTCAGAGAGGGGCGTTCATCACTGCGAATATCCGACTCAGGAAAATTCTGCTACCTCCAAACAGTCACAATCTGGAACAAATTTGCAAGACAGATTTGCTGACTTTACTGACAGCAGTTTTGAGCATCACAGACCTCAAGAAGATCTTCAAAAAGCTGATGCAGGGGTGCAGATCCTGGGAAATCTCCCACTGAGTGACAGCTTTGCAGATTTCTGCTCAGCGCCCACGCAGGAGGATGAAGAGGTGTCGTGGGCAGAATTCAGTGACCAGAGTGCAGAGGATGGAAAAAGTTGGAGACAGTTCAGAGTGCCAGTCAGCAGCCAGCAGACTGATGTAGATGATGAGGAAAAGAATAAGCAGGACAGAGTGGAAGGAACAAGAAGGAACAGCTCTCAG GATTCACTGCCCTGTCGTGTCCAGGAAATCCTTCAGGCCAGTTTCCCGAAGGTAGTGGTTCCAGCTGTGGAAGATGAGAAGGAGCTGATTGGCCTCAGTGCTTTGCTTCAAGCTGAGCATCTCTCTGAGGGTGGGGAGGAGGTACCAGTCACCAGCAGTGCTCAGTG GATTCAGCAGGAGATGTTGAGGCCACATCAGGATGTCCACAGTGCAGTTGGGCTCCAGTTTCAGTGGGGTGGCTCCCATACTAACAGGACTCTGCTCAGTTGCCTTGGCGTGGACACAAGGAACGTT GTGTTCACTGGGAGGAATAAGCAGTTTGTGACTGTGCCTGCTTTTGCATCCAGTCTG GGAATGCTTGAGCCCACCAAAGATGCTGTGCCAGCTGCCTGCTCTTCAGAACGCACAGCTGTTACAGCACAAGCACCTCCAGGGCCCCGGGATATACCGGGCCCCTCAACACATTCAGCGCAG GAGGAGCTCCCTTCCAGCCAGCTGGACTGGAGCGGTCGTGGCCTTAGCAGCTCTCAGGACG ACTGTTGTGCTCTCAACCTGGATTACTTTGGTCCTGAGGATGACAGCAGGTCCAGCAGTTTCACACAAAGCCAGAATCCCACCCCAG GAATCGATCCAGAGCTGTATGAGTTGACCATCAGCAAGCTGGAAATCAACACTAACAGCAGCCACCCAGAGGACACTTTGAATCGCCTGATGTCCTCTGCAGAGAAGACGAGCATTTCAGTGAG AAAATTCCTGCCGAGTGAAGAGCTGAGTGAAGAGCTGAGGAGTGAAGAGGCTTCCAGGGTGATCGCTGTGCTTCCTAACCTGTCTTTCATGAAGGCCAAGGTCCTCATGTTCCCAAGCATACTCCTACCCAAAGCACGCTGTTCTCCAAAATGA
- the LOC102079907 gene encoding aftiphilin isoform X3 encodes MEPDIIPLHSSSLPLMDDDGDGEVASEEDEFKDFSVGMPCSSLNFADATESPSSFRPPSPTSEPATHQPSCSSKCAGEQSQPTSKVKLESGKAQTDVGQQDSNAEPYLHLTNGFAESEHNSGAHTSSVAGGRSPVEEMGFADFTVFTKQMGHPWCCGFSPMANAEQKDARVRGTNSSFSEQMHESGEDCIMESEPRSHCAHKEKQNICTEIRDSEKRDKALVQPSQVHHQPQEAAGNLNFPSEEKELDKPWDSQRERRNSFNSPQTSEVQDDGDAEEIFQTCSMYEPMSEDLASFSDDLSFEVASADLEPNVSSLASQDDQTDWDQFDEEDEDLGNCRRSDSFGNSNVTNLNQIESERGVHHCEYPTQENSATSKQSQSGTNLQDRFADFTDSSFEHHRPQEDLQKADAGVQILGNLPLSDSFADFCSAPTQEDEEVSWAEFSDQSAEDGKSWRQFRVPVSSQQTDVDDEEKNKQDRVEGTRRNSSQDSLPCRVQEILQASFPKVVVPAVEDEKELIGLSALLQAEHLSEGGEEVPVTSSAQWIQQEMLRPHQDVHSAVGLQFQWGGSHTNRTLLSCLGVDTRNVVFTGRNKQFVTVPAFASSLGMLEPTKDAVPAACSSERTAVTAQAPPGPRDIPGPSTHSAQEELPSSQLDWSGRGLSSSQDELFDDTANKKRAGRKIPSGSFIT; translated from the exons TGGAACCCGACATCATACCCTTGCACTCCTCCTCCCTGCCTCTGatggatgatgatggtgatggggaGGTGGCATCAGAGGAGGATGAGTTTAAGGACTTTTCTGTCGGGATGCCCTGCTCCTCTCTTAATTTTGCTGATGCAACTGAGTCACCTTCTAGTTTCAGACCTCCTTCTCCAACCTCAGAACCAGCCACTCATCAACCCAGTTGCAGCTCTAAGTGCGCAGGTGAACAATCCCAGCCTACATCCAAAGTGAAGCTGGAGTCTGGTAAGGCTCAGACGGATGTAGGACAGCAGGATTCTAATGCTGAACCTTATTTGCACCTCACAAATGGATTTGCTGAAAGTGAACATAACTCTGGGGCCCATACTTCTTCTGTAGCGGGTGGTCGGTCTCCTGTGGAGGAAATGGGGTTTGCTGATTTCACTGTGTTTACAAAGCAGATGGGACACCCCTGGTGTTGTGGCTTCTCTCCAATGGCTAACGCAGAGCAGAAGGATGCGAGAGTAAGAGGGACAAACAGCAGCTTTAGTGAACAAATGCATGAATCAGGAGAGGATTGTATTATGGAATCTGAGCCCAGATCTCACTGTGCacacaaggaaaaacaaaacatctgcaCTGAGATCagggacagtgagaaaagaGATAAAGCACTTGTGCAACCATCTCAGGTCCATCATCAGCCTCAGGAAGCTGCAGGAAATTTGAATTTTCCATCGGAAGAGAAGGAGCTAGATAAGCCTTGGGATAGTCAGAGGGAAAGGAGGAATAGCTTTAATTCTCCTCAAACCTCTGAGGTACAGGATGATGGAGATGCAGAAGAAATCTTTCAAACATGTAGTATGTATGAGCCTATGTCAGAGGACTTGGCATCCTTCAGTGATGATTTGTCGTTTGAGGTTGCTTCTGCAGATTTGGAACCAAATGTTTCATCCCTTGCTTCTCAAGATGATCAAACAGATTGGGACCAGTttgatgaagaggatgaagacCTGGGAAACTGCAGACGTTCTGACTCTTTTGGAAACAGCAATGTGACGAACCTCAACCAAATTGAGTCAGAGAGGGGCGTTCATCACTGCGAATATCCGACTCAGGAAAATTCTGCTACCTCCAAACAGTCACAATCTGGAACAAATTTGCAAGACAGATTTGCTGACTTTACTGACAGCAGTTTTGAGCATCACAGACCTCAAGAAGATCTTCAAAAAGCTGATGCAGGGGTGCAGATCCTGGGAAATCTCCCACTGAGTGACAGCTTTGCAGATTTCTGCTCAGCGCCCACGCAGGAGGATGAAGAGGTGTCGTGGGCAGAATTCAGTGACCAGAGTGCAGAGGATGGAAAAAGTTGGAGACAGTTCAGAGTGCCAGTCAGCAGCCAGCAGACTGATGTAGATGATGAGGAAAAGAATAAGCAGGACAGAGTGGAAGGAACAAGAAGGAACAGCTCTCAG GATTCACTGCCCTGTCGTGTCCAGGAAATCCTTCAGGCCAGTTTCCCGAAGGTAGTGGTTCCAGCTGTGGAAGATGAGAAGGAGCTGATTGGCCTCAGTGCTTTGCTTCAAGCTGAGCATCTCTCTGAGGGTGGGGAGGAGGTACCAGTCACCAGCAGTGCTCAGTG GATTCAGCAGGAGATGTTGAGGCCACATCAGGATGTCCACAGTGCAGTTGGGCTCCAGTTTCAGTGGGGTGGCTCCCATACTAACAGGACTCTGCTCAGTTGCCTTGGCGTGGACACAAGGAACGTT GTGTTCACTGGGAGGAATAAGCAGTTTGTGACTGTGCCTGCTTTTGCATCCAGTCTG GGAATGCTTGAGCCCACCAAAGATGCTGTGCCAGCTGCCTGCTCTTCAGAACGCACAGCTGTTACAGCACAAGCACCTCCAGGGCCCCGGGATATACCGGGCCCCTCAACACATTCAGCGCAG GAGGAGCTCCCTTCCAGCCAGCTGGACTGGAGCGGTCGTGGCCTTAGCAGCTCTCAGGACG AACTTTTTGATGACACcgcaaacaaaaaaagggcaGGTAGGAAAATCCCATCTGGTTCTTTCATAACTTAA
- the LOC102079907 gene encoding aftiphilin isoform X2: MEPDIIPLHSSSLPLMDDDGDGEVASEEDEFKDFSVGMPCSSLNFADATESPSSFRPPSPTSEPATHQPSCSSKCAGEQSQPTSKVKLESGKAQTDVGQQDSNAEPYLHLTNGFAESEHNSGAHTSSVAGGRSPVEEMGFADFTVFTKQMGHPWCCGFSPMANAEQKDARVRGTNSSFSEQMHESGEDCIMESEPRSHCAHKEKQNICTEIRDSEKRDKALVQPSQVHHQPQEAAGNLNFPSEEKELDKPWDSQRERRNSFNSPQTSEVQDDGDAEEIFQTCSMYEPMSEDLASFSDDLSFEVASADLEPNVSSLASQDDQTDWDQFDEEDEDLGNCRRSDSFGNSNVTNLNQIESERGVHHCEYPTQENSATSKQSQSGTNLQDRFADFTDSSFEHHRPQEDLQKADAGVQILGNLPLSDSFADFCSAPTQEDEEVSWAEFSDQSAEDGKSWRQFRVPVSSQQTDVDDEEKNKQDRVEGTRRNSSQEILQASFPKVVVPAVEDEKELIGLSALLQAEHLSEGGEEVPVTSSAQWIQQEMLRPHQDVHSAVGLQFQWGGSHTNRTLLSCLGVDTRNVVFTGRNKQFVTVPAFASSLGMLEPTKDAVPAACSSERTAVTAQAPPGPRDIPGPSTHSAQEELPSSQLDWSGRGLSSSQDDCCALNLDYFGPEDDSRSSSFTQSQNPTPGIDPELYELTISKLEINTNSSHPEDTLNRLMSSAEKTSISVRKFLPSEELSEELRSEEASRVIAVLPNLSFMKAKVLMFPSILLPKARCSPK; encoded by the exons TGGAACCCGACATCATACCCTTGCACTCCTCCTCCCTGCCTCTGatggatgatgatggtgatggggaGGTGGCATCAGAGGAGGATGAGTTTAAGGACTTTTCTGTCGGGATGCCCTGCTCCTCTCTTAATTTTGCTGATGCAACTGAGTCACCTTCTAGTTTCAGACCTCCTTCTCCAACCTCAGAACCAGCCACTCATCAACCCAGTTGCAGCTCTAAGTGCGCAGGTGAACAATCCCAGCCTACATCCAAAGTGAAGCTGGAGTCTGGTAAGGCTCAGACGGATGTAGGACAGCAGGATTCTAATGCTGAACCTTATTTGCACCTCACAAATGGATTTGCTGAAAGTGAACATAACTCTGGGGCCCATACTTCTTCTGTAGCGGGTGGTCGGTCTCCTGTGGAGGAAATGGGGTTTGCTGATTTCACTGTGTTTACAAAGCAGATGGGACACCCCTGGTGTTGTGGCTTCTCTCCAATGGCTAACGCAGAGCAGAAGGATGCGAGAGTAAGAGGGACAAACAGCAGCTTTAGTGAACAAATGCATGAATCAGGAGAGGATTGTATTATGGAATCTGAGCCCAGATCTCACTGTGCacacaaggaaaaacaaaacatctgcaCTGAGATCagggacagtgagaaaagaGATAAAGCACTTGTGCAACCATCTCAGGTCCATCATCAGCCTCAGGAAGCTGCAGGAAATTTGAATTTTCCATCGGAAGAGAAGGAGCTAGATAAGCCTTGGGATAGTCAGAGGGAAAGGAGGAATAGCTTTAATTCTCCTCAAACCTCTGAGGTACAGGATGATGGAGATGCAGAAGAAATCTTTCAAACATGTAGTATGTATGAGCCTATGTCAGAGGACTTGGCATCCTTCAGTGATGATTTGTCGTTTGAGGTTGCTTCTGCAGATTTGGAACCAAATGTTTCATCCCTTGCTTCTCAAGATGATCAAACAGATTGGGACCAGTttgatgaagaggatgaagacCTGGGAAACTGCAGACGTTCTGACTCTTTTGGAAACAGCAATGTGACGAACCTCAACCAAATTGAGTCAGAGAGGGGCGTTCATCACTGCGAATATCCGACTCAGGAAAATTCTGCTACCTCCAAACAGTCACAATCTGGAACAAATTTGCAAGACAGATTTGCTGACTTTACTGACAGCAGTTTTGAGCATCACAGACCTCAAGAAGATCTTCAAAAAGCTGATGCAGGGGTGCAGATCCTGGGAAATCTCCCACTGAGTGACAGCTTTGCAGATTTCTGCTCAGCGCCCACGCAGGAGGATGAAGAGGTGTCGTGGGCAGAATTCAGTGACCAGAGTGCAGAGGATGGAAAAAGTTGGAGACAGTTCAGAGTGCCAGTCAGCAGCCAGCAGACTGATGTAGATGATGAGGAAAAGAATAAGCAGGACAGAGTGGAAGGAACAAGAAGGAACAGCTCTCAG GAAATCCTTCAGGCCAGTTTCCCGAAGGTAGTGGTTCCAGCTGTGGAAGATGAGAAGGAGCTGATTGGCCTCAGTGCTTTGCTTCAAGCTGAGCATCTCTCTGAGGGTGGGGAGGAGGTACCAGTCACCAGCAGTGCTCAGTG GATTCAGCAGGAGATGTTGAGGCCACATCAGGATGTCCACAGTGCAGTTGGGCTCCAGTTTCAGTGGGGTGGCTCCCATACTAACAGGACTCTGCTCAGTTGCCTTGGCGTGGACACAAGGAACGTT GTGTTCACTGGGAGGAATAAGCAGTTTGTGACTGTGCCTGCTTTTGCATCCAGTCTG GGAATGCTTGAGCCCACCAAAGATGCTGTGCCAGCTGCCTGCTCTTCAGAACGCACAGCTGTTACAGCACAAGCACCTCCAGGGCCCCGGGATATACCGGGCCCCTCAACACATTCAGCGCAG GAGGAGCTCCCTTCCAGCCAGCTGGACTGGAGCGGTCGTGGCCTTAGCAGCTCTCAGGACG ACTGTTGTGCTCTCAACCTGGATTACTTTGGTCCTGAGGATGACAGCAGGTCCAGCAGTTTCACACAAAGCCAGAATCCCACCCCAG GAATCGATCCAGAGCTGTATGAGTTGACCATCAGCAAGCTGGAAATCAACACTAACAGCAGCCACCCAGAGGACACTTTGAATCGCCTGATGTCCTCTGCAGAGAAGACGAGCATTTCAGTGAG AAAATTCCTGCCGAGTGAAGAGCTGAGTGAAGAGCTGAGGAGTGAAGAGGCTTCCAGGGTGATCGCTGTGCTTCCTAACCTGTCTTTCATGAAGGCCAAGGTCCTCATGTTCCCAAGCATACTCCTACCCAAAGCACGCTGTTCTCCAAAATGA